ATGTTTTCTCGAGCATTTTCTTTAGATATGGATAATATGCTTAAATATTACTACTGAGAAtggtttataaaataaaaaaaaaaaaatactaaattagATATGCTAATATGGTTACCAAAAAAACCTATTTTCCATCgtttttgaacaaaaatttttcTGTTTAGAATAGTGGCCAAGGATTGCCACCTAATCCTATTATATatggtttttgaattttagtcaaatttggtatatagaacTTTCGTCCTAGGTTCTACCGCTAAGGATGTTTTGCAAGATTGCCTcagttttgaaaaatatttcaaaaaagatTTACGGTCTAGCGATGCCGCATAACCTTATTAGGCATAAATATTCCTTTACATATCCGCTCGTATCTCAATAATGGCTTAACCCCCttataaaatttcaataaaagTAATATTCTAAACTCAAAGTTGTTTCACTTTGTGCAGATAAACATTTAATGCAAAGTGCCCAACTATGGCTCTTAACATTTTTAATTGCTGTATAAAAAGCAACAGTAGCTCTTCAAAAACTTCCATCGAACGTTTTATTTTGTGAACGACTACGGTGaaaataacacacaaattaaaatGTTCTCAAAAATAGTTACACTGGCGGCGATAACATTATTCTGCCACAGTACAGTACACGCCGACTACACCAGCTATGCAGGGTAAGTATAATAGAAGTGCAAGAATAACAGACaacatttaagaaaaacttttaccTTACTCACGCAGCTACAAAGTGTACGACATCAAAGCGGAAAACCCTTCACAACAACAATTACTACAACAGCTAGCCAATAATGAGGCATACGACTTCTTTACATTGCCACGTATATTGGGTTTACCAACACGTGTGCTGGTAGCACCAGCAGATCAAACAGAGTTCGAAGCAACACTCAGCTCTTCTCAAATCGCCTACAAATGCATCAATGAAAACTTCGGTGCAACTTTGGAGCGAGAGAGAGCTCAAAATAATTTGCAACGTAGTTTACGTACGAAATCACAGCGTAGCATTACATTCAGCGCTTACCAACGTATGGCCGAAATTGATGCGTATCTCGATGAGTTGGCTGCCACCTATCCAAGTAGAGTGAACCTCAAAACGATTGGTAAATCATATGAAGGACAAAGGTTACGAACCATTACCGTGAGCAACGGTGATGGCAGGGCGAATAAGAAAGTGATACTACTCGATGCTGGTATTCATGCACGTGAATGGATAGCGCCAGCCGAGGCACTCTATGTCATACATCAGTTGGTTGAGAATTTTGCTGCGAATGCACATTTGTTAGAGAACTACGATTGGGTTATTTTACCTGTTGTAAATCCTGATGGTTACGAATATACGCACACCAATACACGTATGTGGCGTAAGACACGTAAACCAGTGACCTCAATCTGCTCGGGTACAGATGGTAATCGTAACTTTGATTTCCATTGGGGTGAAATTGGCGCATCGAGCTTTTCATGTTCGGACACTTTTAAAGGACAATCCGCTTTCTCTGAACCCGAGACGCAGACACTGCGCGATTTGATGTTCTCACTTTCCGGACGTGCGAAATTCTATCTCACCCTACACTCATATGGCAACTATTTGCTCTATCCATGGGGTTATACAAGGTAGgtgtaaaatttcgaaaaaaaaaattgtatttaaaatattcccatgaaattaatcaaaattcATAATTTTCAGTGAACTGCCTTCCACATGGCATGATATTGATGATGTGGCCCAAGCTGGCGCTGTAGCCATTAAAAAGGCTACTGGCACAGACTACACCGTGGGCAGCTCAACAAATGTACTGTATGCCGCTGCTGGTGGCAGTGATGATTATGCCCTTGCTAAAGCCAATATCCCTATTTCAATTACAATGGAATTACCCGCTGGCGGTAATGGTTTCAATCCTGCTCCCGAAAAGATTCAAGAACTTGTTTCTGAAACTTGGATTGGTATAAAGGCAATGGCGGAGAAAGTTGTGACGACATATTAAGTAAATGCGTTATATTTTGATATcttcatgtgtgtgtgtgtgcaaataaTTGGAATCGAAAACTGATAAACATAAACTAACTATCTTAAATCTTGATAAATATATCGCTGTGATTGATTTATGCCGTTCTGGTTTATGGTTTATCTATATCTTAGGTTTTATTTGCTATTCTGACGTTTGGTATGTCATGTGACAGCTTTATCACAGAGCTGGTCAGCTAATTTAACACCCTGTCTCACACGTTAATAACGTCaatgaaaaattacaacaacatCGTTGTCGTTGCTTCTAAAAAAGAACTTACCGCAAAAACACTCGACAAAAGTTTAGCAGATTGCTATAGATATGAGTCAGGCTTTGTGTAATCTAAAATCGGTACTCTTCGATAGAAAGCGACTTTTTTGACCTCTCGAATCTCCAGGTGTGTGAATTTTTGTCCCCCCTAACTACGACCGTGCGTTCCCGCGTGTCCGTTGCGGTAACTTAGTCGAAAGTTTAAAAGTGCTTTTGCTACTAGCGAAATCGCCGTATGCAAGGATATAGTATAGCAATGAAAACATTCCGCCTACCGAACCAGATGATGAACGAGCACAATATGAGACATTATATTACCAGCCAAAAGCTCAGAGACGATGGGCACGTCACCCAGGAAGACCCCTTCCACAAATAGGAGCTTGAAGCCACCCTGCACATTATGAAGCTTTGAAAATCACCAGGGCCTAACAGAATACTGTCGTAGACAATTAGATACGCTACAAATATTTACCCAGAACCCAAATCAAAGGAGACCTAACTCTCCATCGTTTTTCCACCTCCTATGTATACTGGACACCACAAGAAAACTGATAGGGAGCCTCATGGAGAAACGCCTCACGAGAGCAAAAGAGGATTTGGGAAGACTGTCTCAGCGACAGAATGGCTCCTGGAAATATCTCATTTCAATAGACGCCATTGTAGAAGTTATAAGCGcggtcaagaaagccgagacttCAACCCACCGAGCAAGACTGGAAGTTTTGCTGTTCACGCTCTTCACGAACGCTTTTAACAAAGTCCGGTGAAATTAAGTGCTTAAAGTATTAGAACGCTTTATCAGGGTACTGCAATACCTGCTTGGAATTCTGAAGCAT
The Eurosta solidaginis isolate ZX-2024a chromosome 5, ASM4086904v1, whole genome shotgun sequence DNA segment above includes these coding regions:
- the LOC137233848 gene encoding carboxypeptidase B1-like, producing the protein MFSKIVTLAAITLFCHSTVHADYTSYAGYKVYDIKAENPSQQQLLQQLANNEAYDFFTLPRILGLPTRVLVAPADQTEFEATLSSSQIAYKCINENFGATLERERAQNNLQRSLRTKSQRSITFSAYQRMAEIDAYLDELAATYPSRVNLKTIGKSYEGQRLRTITVSNGDGRANKKVILLDAGIHAREWIAPAEALYVIHQLVENFAANAHLLENYDWVILPVVNPDGYEYTHTNTRMWRKTRKPVTSICSGTDGNRNFDFHWGEIGASSFSCSDTFKGQSAFSEPETQTLRDLMFSLSGRAKFYLTLHSYGNYLLYPWGYTSELPSTWHDIDDVAQAGAVAIKKATGTDYTVGSSTNVLYAAAGGSDDYALAKANIPISITMELPAGGNGFNPAPEKIQELVSETWIGIKAMAEKVVTTY